In Gossypium arboreum isolate Shixiya-1 chromosome 5, ASM2569848v2, whole genome shotgun sequence, a single genomic region encodes these proteins:
- the LOC108451328 gene encoding uncharacterized protein LOC108451328, which translates to MIQILEDMLQSCVIDFQGSLEDYLLLAEFTYNNSFHSSIQMAPYKALYGRNCRTLLCWTELGERQILGLELVSETKDKVSPWKNVLRFGRKGKLSPRFIGPYRIPKYVGPVAYQLELPPELDHIQDVFHVSILRQYRSDPSYVVAVEEIEVRLNLTFEEELVQILDRDVKVLRKKSIPLVKEKVKGLEVPNWTFDCAETLLNILRFQEAREYLRYETV; encoded by the exons atgattcagatactagaggatatgcttCAGAGCTGTGTGATTGATTTTCAAGGTAGTTTGGAGGATTATCTACTGCTAGCTGAGTTCACCTATAATAATAGCTTCCACtctagcatccagatggcaccttacaaggctctATATGGTCGTAATTGTCGTACTTTactgtgttggactgagttgggtgaacgtcaGATTTTGGGTCTTGAGCTGGTTTCTGAGACAAAGGATAAG GTCTCTCCATGGAAGAATGTTCTGaggttcggtcgtaagggcaagctgagccctaggtttattggaccgTACCGGATTCCGAAATATGTGGGACCAGTTGCTTACCAGTTGGAGCTACCCCCTGAACTAGACCATATTCAAGATGTGTTTCATGTCTCGATATTGAGGCAGTACCGTTCTGATCCTTCCTATGTAGTCGCagttgaggagatcgaggttaggctgaacttgacctttgaggaggagctagTTCAGATCCtagatcgagatgttaaggttctgcgGAAAAAGTCCATTCCACTAGTGAAG GAGAAGGTCAAGGGGCTGGAGGTTCCCAATTGGACCTTTGATTGTGCAGAAACGTTGTTAAACATTCTAAG GTTTCAAGAGGCTCGGGAGTATCTTCGCTACGAAACAGTATAG